In Xyrauchen texanus isolate HMW12.3.18 chromosome 35, RBS_HiC_50CHRs, whole genome shotgun sequence, one DNA window encodes the following:
- the LOC127628679 gene encoding G2/M phase-specific E3 ubiquitin-protein ligase-like, with protein MYIAPLQEELDTIPLPPEAKEFEKMPKAQCTTCKNMVPLQILPGHIKECKKELVDLCDSAEEESCKEEDDVFSAALSYQTDKTAECPVCTNTFHPDIIEIHAASCGLRTSDDDDHESSHPISTFQSSEDILNWIGCQVDETNTFSICVSRTDLYNRAMQQWQRQKKTSPKCRLKVTFFAEAGVDTGALTKEFLTEMLVEIEKRLLVEGPDRKGKNPVYCLNSLDCNYFRTAGEVMAASLAQGGPCPNFLHEWCFRYLCSGDSDSIQVSASDVTDLELSQLIVKINSASDDNISDLIDDIVTFNFIPLNLLQGLIIS; from the exons ATGTACATTGCTCCTTTACAAGAAGAACTGGATACAATTCCTTTACCACCAGAAGCAAAGGAATTTGAGAAGATGCCCAAAGCCCAATGTACAACCTGCAAGAACATGGTTCCACTTCAGATTCTTCCAGGACACATAAAGGAATGCAAGAAAGAACTTGTAGATTTGTGTGATTCTGCTGAAGAA GAAAGCTGCAAGGAAGAAGATGATGTATTCTCAGCTGCACTTTCCTACCAGACAGACAAG ACAGCTGAGTGTCCTGTGTGCACAAATACATTTCATCCTGACATCATTGAGATCCATGCAGCCAGTTGCGGATTACG AACTTCAGATGATGATGACCATGAGTCAAGTCATCCAATCAGTACCTTTCAAAG ttCTGAGGACATCTTGAATTGGATCGGTTGTCAAGTTGATGAGACAAACACATTTTCCATCTGTGTGTCACGAACTGATCTCTACAACAGAGCCATGCAACAGTGGCAACGGCAGAAGAAGACCTCACCCAAATGTAGACTTAAGGTCACATTCTTTGCCGAGGCAGGCGTTGATACTGGTGCCCTTACCAAAGAATTCCTCACAG AAATGCTGGTAGAAATAGAAAAAAGACTCCTTGTTGAAGGTCCAGATAGGAAAGGGAAGAATCCTGTTTACTGCCTTAACAGTTTGGACTGTAATTACTTCAG GACTGCAGGAGAAGTCATGGCAGCTAGTCTGGCACAAGGTGGACCTTGCCCTAACTTCCTGCATGAGTGGTGCTTCAGATATCTCTGCTCTGGTGACTCTGACAGTATTCAAGTGTCTGCCAGTGATGTCACAGATTTAGAACTGTCACAGCTAATTGTAAAG ATAAACAGCGCCAGTGATGACAACATCAGCGACCTGATTGATGACATTGTAACCTTCAACTTCATTCCATTAAATCTTTTGCAAGGACTGATTATATCTTAG